CTTATTTAACATTAATATATTTACATGTAATTAGTTATGTCTAATACATATACTGACAAATTGTCATGTGATCAAGAAGTAACCAACAATTAACAGTGCCTCCCTCTGTAGGCGCAACCACTACCAGTACCACTTCCTGCTACATCTCCTAGATCAAACAAGTCAAGCTTCCATAGCTAAGAAGATTTATTGTGAGCTTGAACCTTATAAAGCACTGGTTCCTTATAAATATGCTATATCTCTTCCTTGTTAACAAAGTTTTAAAAGTTGACCTCATCAATTTGAGAACCCGTATTGTTCTCACATGACTGTCAAAACAATGAAGCGTGAGAAATATTGGAAAAAATATAATATCAAAATAACATTTCTTAAAATACTGATCACtcgttaaataaaataaatttaccGCCACTTGTAATTTTCCGGTTCCACCTCTGCATACTCTCAAGACTCATTGCAAGTGTGTGCTCCTCATAGCAAACCGTACTTCTTCTGGTAGAATTACCCCACAAGTCCACAAGGTCTGTTAAATGTGTTATTGAGTTTAAAACATGGAGTGATAATCGTGAATACTGAAAGGCTGGCCTGTGATCCAAGAAAATATGTGCTTACACTTTTTTTCTAATTAGCAATTTAATCACTAATTAAATCTTCTTGCTTCACTTTACCATTCATTTTAAACTTAGTCCGCAGGAGGGTAGCAGGCTTAACGACAACTGAATAAATCAAGAAAAGAAACAACATTTTTAGGATTTTTACAATATGCAAAATATGTTTAAAAAAAAAACCAATATGCAAAAAATCAGATGTTTCACCTGAGCTTACAACAATAAAGCCTGCTAGTAAAGAACTTTTAGAAAGTAGTTTCAAGGTCAGTTCAGCAGACAATAGTACTTAAGAAACCAACTTCACTGGAGTTCACAGGTCCTTGGATTAGTTTCAGCCGGATTCTCAAAAGGACAGCTTGCtaaaaaattggaaaaaataaCCATTCTAATGTTTTGCAGCAAGAACCCAGTCCCTCTACAAACACACACAACACAAAAATTACAAATTTACACACCTAAACGGTTACATAATAACAGAATCATCAGTGTTGCAATAATGCACATGCAAACAGAAAAAAGAATGAAAGAGCATATCATATACAGTAATAAAATCTGTAAATTCCAAActtaaaaaaaaagaaagaacTTTCCTTGAAATTAAATCAAACAAAAGCCTAACTAATATGTATAACCTTGTTTACAGGGTAATCAGAGCCTTTCTGTAAGTTGCAGGACTTTACCTTGTTGTATGGGTAGGTAAGAGCAAAGATTACAAGTCTGAGTTCGAGTCCATGTGAGATGACAACAAAACAGCAAACTCTGAAGATATGATAGAAGCAAGTAACAACAAGGACAAAGACAAGATTATAACCATAAATGAATTGTAGTGAATGAACAACAATTATCTTATTGTGAGAGGCAATCAAATAAGGGAGAGTACTGTAACTAGAAGAAGTGTACAGGAGTTGGCAATGCATTCAAGCAAATCATATCTTTCCTAATTGTCGGAACACCCCCAAGATCAGAACATGAATATAGTCCAGTGGAAATGTAATTACTATAACTATAACAGATGGAACTTTTATATTTCTGTATCACTCCACTTTCCCTTTTAGAAAATTCTGGTAAAAGATATAAAAGACTGTAATGTGACCTTTTACTAGTTAatcttttttgtttttttatattttcCGAAATAGGTAAGCTTATCACTCCCTCATACAAACATATGTCACATGCATTTCTGAACATATTAACAGAATGAAGAGTTCCTTTCTGGAGAACAAACACGTACTTCGACAAATATGACCAGTGATGAAGCAATGGATAACAGTCAAATTCTTCCCGCGGTTTTGCATATATTTACCTTTATCCCTTAGTTTAATTCCCTCCTAATCAAAACACGAGTAATATTCCCTAAATTAAAAGCAAATGCAGCAGTATTATAGCCACCTTTTTGCTCCCATCTATCGTGATATATCTTACTCTCAGTAAGTTAAAATATTCAGATGTTACATGAGTCGTTGGTCTAATGATGAAGAAGCTAAACCCACACTGCAGATGCTGCGTGGTATTTGTCCACGACACAAAAGTTTTACTATAATAAATTTTCAATCAATGGTCACGACACAAAATTTCCTTGTATTCGTTCTAGCAGCACTTCTCATTGGTTCAACAATGATAATAACCTTAGAAGCGCGACCCAAAATCATAGACTACAATCCACTCAGAAAAGCACATGGCACTCGCAAAAAAGAGGATCTTCCCAAACCTGGTTCGGGGGAGGCAACCCCATATAATCGAGGTTGTAGTTCTATCAAGTATCAACAGATGTCGCTGTGGTTCAAATTAAGTTCATCATGGCCAAGTGATTGCAGAAGGAGTGCACCACGACGGTGTTACCATATACaatattattattgaatagtTCCATTATTATAATAGTTTCCTTTTTAGGATGATTTCCATTATTACTGTTTGGTTGTTCGAGTTCTATTTTAGACCTTCTATTGCAATCATGAATAagttttattataataaaatcgtacttttatctttctctctaACTTTGGTTTCGCTCTAAATAAACCATTATTCTATTGCAATCATGAACAAGTTCTATTGTATTAGAAGTTTTTAGATTGTTTGGTTCATGACTCTGTTTTTTAATTCGTTTGGATGCTCTTGTTTATGATGTTATAACTTTTAAATTTGTTTGACAACGTGGCTCCGTTTCTTGTTTGATAAAATCTTGACTTACCATCGTGTTTAAGAAggaatgttaatatatataatattattattactagATAGTTCCGTTATTATAATTGTTTCTTTGTTAGGATGATTTCAATTATTACTGTTAACAAGTTTTATCATCATAAAACCTTATTGTTCTATTTTCTCTCTGTACTTGGTCAATTTCAACCATTATAATTATGTTATGGTGCTAACATAGAAATTGATTTGTGTACAGTAAGGCCGGAGATGACAAATGCAATGCTTGAAATATTATTCTTTTTGCCTCATTGAGAAATATCACAAATGTTTGGAAAAGCTATTCATTTTGCCATAGTAGTTCATTACCTCTTAGTCTCTACTCTCTGTTATACAAGTCGAGAAAAAATGACATTGTCGCAAATAGAAATCATTCAGAAggaataatttttacttgttcTACAGACTATTTAGGCAGTTACTGACCAGAATATACATATTCTTAACAAAAATAAAAAGCAGCCCCAACATTTACAGTGCACAGTGAAATTTAATATCAGAAATTTACATGCATTATTATTGTATGTTGACGATTGCATATATCATGTATGTGTGTGGAGAGATGTGAATCTAAAGGGTGGGCATGTAGAAGGGGAAGTGTTGATCGTGTTACACGTGTACATGCAAATGCGTCCACAGGTTGATGCTATTCATTATTGAATTTGTGGATATTCACAAATGCAATGATGAATATCCTTATATATGGACAATGAAATAAGAACTATGTGTAATACTGAGGTCAGATAAATTTACATGCAAATGCTTCCAAGGGTCGCAGATTTTGTTTCCTAGGAAAAtgctactctctctctctctctctctctctccctctctctctctcgctctctctccctccctctctctccctctccctctctctctctctctccctctcaaCTCTCTCTAAACTTTatagttgtttttagaaaaaaaaCTAATAAAATTTTGTTAGTTTAGGGTCTTCATTTCTCTCCATTCCGTTTCTACTTCATAAAATTACTCAACTTTCCTATGTTAGGACAACTAATTTATTCTGGTTCCTGCTatttttttattacaaacctcatCATAAAAAAATATAAGCACCTTGACATCCATTTCTTCTCTTAAGGTAGTTAATAATATTTCATCCCATTCACTCCATCAAAGTGTTTAAGTAACTTTAACAAGTGGCTGGATAGTAGAGGTCTAGCGAGTTTCTCTTGTCTTGTTGTTTACACAACAGAGCATGTCAAAAAGCAGAGTGTTTACAAGGGTTAAGCCCTTTCTTGCAGTCCTGTTCTTGCAGTTTGGGCTAGCAGGAATGGATATTATTTCCAAAGCTGCACTCAATGAAAGGATGAGCAATTATGTGTTTGTTGTTTATTACCACGCTATTGCCACCGTTATTATTGCTCCTTTCGCAATCATCCTTGAGAAGTCTCTCTCGCTTTCTTTCTCTTTGTTTCATTAGTTATAACATAGGTAAAAACATCTAAATTGATCTTTGTACAGGAAAGTGAGGCCAAAAATGACAAAAGCAATGTTCGGAAAGTTTATTCTTCTTGGCTTACTAGAGTAAGTTAATACTAATAACACCCTATGTACTTGGTGTTTGTGAATCTTCATGTCAGAAATCATATTGCTAATTTTGCAGACCAGTTATTGACCAGAATCTCTATCTACTGGGGATGAAAAACACAACTGCAACGTTTGCAGCTGCTCTATGTAACATTTTACCTGCCATTACATTTGTTGTCGCTTGGATTTTTGGGTAAAAATTATGCAAACTTTTTACCTACTTCAATTGTTCGGAAAAAATGATGATTTACTATAAAAAGAGAGTTATAATGTAGGATACCACATATTACAGCTACCCGTGCTATACTAAACCATTCATAGTTTTGTTTTAGTAAATATGTGTAATTTTTGGCAGGCTTGAGAAGGTTAAGTTGAAGAGTATTAGGAGCCAAGCTAAGATAGGTGGCACACTGACTACTATTGGAGGAGCCATGCTCATGACGCTGGTGAAAGGGCCAGTTATTCATCTGATATGGACAAAAGGAAAAACCCCTCATCTTTCACAAAGTTCTAAAGTAGATCTTAAACATTCAGTAATTGGTTCCCTTATGATCACTGCTGGATGCTTCAGTTGGGCTTGTTTTATGGTTCTACAAGTGAGAATTTATATATATTCTGTAATTAAAATTTACCAAATTTGCTATGAAAATACTAATTTTGTCCTGCATCAGTCAATTACACTAGAGACATATCCTGCTGAGCTCTCTCTAACAGCTTGGATATGCCTGATGGGCACAGTGGAGGGGGCTGCAGCTGCACTGGTAATGGAAAGGGGAAATCCTACTGTTTGGTCCATCAACTTCGACACTAAACTACTGGCAGCTGTCTACAGTGTAAGGACTTTTTAAACAAAATTTTATACAGATCGTCATTTATCTACTTGTACTAATGGTCTTTGCCCAGGGGCTGAGGTTCCCACGCCAACAGGATCCGGGGAAGTTGCTGATTTATTTACTTGTACTAATTTAGTTAAATCTTACAATATGTTTGATGAACTATGCAGGGTGTATTTTGTTCAGGACTCGGTTATTATGTTCAAGGAATAATAATGAAAGAGAGAGGACCTGTTTTTGTGACAGCGTTCAGTCCACTAAACATGATCATTGTGGCTGTCCTCGGATCCTTCTTCTTAGCGGAACAAATATTCCTAGGAGGGTAAGTACCAGACAAACATACAAACAATATATAGTcacaaatttaaataaaagtaTAAGAGCCTAACTAATACGTATACCTTTGTTTACAGGGTCATCGGAGCCTTTGTGATATCTGCAGGACTTTACCTTGTTGTGTGGGGTAAGAGCAAAGATCACAAGCCCCAGGACCTGTCAATAGACAACGAAAAAGAAGAAAAAACTGAAGAAATGATAAAAGCATGCAGAATCAATGATGAGAAAAATCACAAGGTTCTTTCAATAGATAACGAAAAAGAAGTAAAGTCTGAACAAATGATAGAAGGAAGCAGGATCAATGATGAGGAAAATTACAAGGTTCTTTCCATAACTGAATCTAAGGAAGAATCAAAGGAAACAGACAAGAGTTCAATAAAGCTTTTAGGTTTTCCTTTTCTCTGAATAGAATAACTGTAAAAAACTTATTTTAAGGCATGCTCGTTTTCTGGGAATTGGTATGAAGATCaagtatatacataaataaaAGCGCTGATAAAATATCCCATAATTTACTAACTATCAACAAGGTAATATATAACTATGCACATCGTTTGATTAATGATGAAGAAGCTATACCGCATTACTCCATATTGCATTCCTTAATAATCGTTCAAGACAGTCATGTTGTCAAGAAACTGCTTTGTGTCCCGGTGTCAGAAATTATACAGTTGCCATACCCTGTTggagagtaaagttctatggagtccgccttttaattggagtcctcggagtccatatatgttctgcaagtaaaatatagcttaaaatattgtaaaacattttatttttcgaaaaacatcactattctattaaaaatcttgtagattgcatacattttacaagcacgacattgcaaaaatatattattctacaaaatatgtttaatttgcagaacataaatgttcatgttgcagaacatattgcagaacatacatattgtactgtaaatatatgagatttgaatgattttgttgaagttatgctatttgtgtaacatgttttgcaaaataacacgttttacaatatattttatttgcagaacgtagatggactccgaggactccgacaaaaaggtggactccatagaactcagcccCCCTGTTGGATTTATATAAATAAATGATAACTGATAAAAGATATTCTAAAAGAGTAAACTAAAACGGAACTATTTTATTATCTGAAGCCATACTACTATTAAAATACATTATAATTCACCTCTTTATAGAGGTGTACATTTAACCAATACACCTAATAAATAGGTAACCCTAACcttaataataattcaaaaacTACATTATCTAATAAATATTTAAACTCTATTTCTAACAACCTAATCAAAATCAATCCAAAaaacaattcaaataattttgaattattatttccAACATACCCTCAATGGATAGTAAGCTATGAATAGAAAGATATGGGTACTTTTAATGCAATTGTGCACTCCTCTTAGCAACATTACTGATTCTGAAAGGAGTGGCCCCCAAGTCTTTGTCGGATGTTTTATTGAGTTCAAACTTGTTTGCTGCATTGAATTGTTAGTAATAAATCAAGTTATTATGCATTTTAATTAGTACAAGTTCCTCAGATTTTTCAAAACACCACAGCTCTTCTATCATACAAAAGTTAAATATGTGTGCGTCTGCACTTGGGACATATGATGCAGTTTCTGTGACCTGATACTATCTATGCATGTGACAGGAATGCCAAGTAACAGATGTAGTATAAACAAATCTAGTCATTCCTTTATGTGCTAATTCTATAATCTACGTAGACGGACCATCCTAAGTTGAGATACCAATATATTGAAGGAAACTTGGAATCTTACCAAGCTGGTGTTTATTGCTTATTTGCTTCTATTTTTTATAAGGGAAGTTGGTCCTGCAAATCCGTCAGAGTTGGTAAGATAATTCTAGGTTGGAGGAAAACTTAATCTATATTTTTCGGATCCCTCAAAAATACGGCTGCCTCCTTGATCTTTCTCTAACTGCAAATAGGCAAACCATCAATAGAAATTTTTTTGGTGCAAACACTTGTTTTCTATTTGTCTAGTCACTCATTTCATCATCTAGCTTGACTTCAATTTACATTTTAAACTAGTACGGAAATGGAATTTATTTAAGAAGCTTAACTAGACAATTGGATAATTGCAGAAAAGGAAAACTACAGTTTATAATCCAGAAAACGATCTTACAAAATGATTGAAGAAAATATTAATCCGAATAATGTATATCACTTGACTAAGCCAATTATAGTTCTATCGACTACTTTAAATCTTACATCAGTAAATTAATATTGGCAATGGAGTGATGAAAAAGCTTACTCATGATCCAAAATGTTACAAGGAGGAGTTGTTTGTCTGGGAACTCTACGCAGAAGAAGAAATTCAGTTTTCTTGTTTATCTCAAAGACATCCCTACTTGACGTAAAGGGAGGAGGGAGATACCGCTACACCAAGAGGTGTTGGGTTCATGACACCCATACTTGCTTTTACCTAGTCTCCCTGTTTCTGTACAGAGACAAGTGAGTGCAAATCAAACATAGTGTGGGGTTGTGCGATGTCATACTCATTATTCTGCACCCCTGCAACAACAAAGAACATAAAAAAATAGATAAAAAGGCCATAGCCATCTATCTGTACTTTCAATAAAAATATGAAAATTGTGCAGAAAATCGATTTACAAGATATCATAATTAACGTGTAGATACATGTCATGAATACCTTGTTACAAAGGTATTTTACTCCCACGAGGCTCTTCCAATGCAAGAGACCTTCGGAAATCACCTAGTGATCCACTCTTCCACCCAAAAACGGGCTTTCGAAACGAGGGAATGTTTAAGATATAACATGATCCTAGGAGAACTCTGAACTTAACAATTTGAGCATGGGACAGCTCGGTCATATTCATGATTCAAGtaaaataaaaacttatatacaTTGGATTTTCGAGAATGAGAAATGAGAAAGCTGTCTAACAAGAAACTTGTGATGCACCTTGCATGTTCAGAAGAGAGCGGCTTTGGACTTTGGAGAGTGTTTTCAAAGGCTGATGTCAAGAAACGGCTGATTTATTGACAAGCTTATACGGAATTTACGGGCCGATTTGGACTTTTTTGTACACATGGGCGTTCAGGGATCGATTAAATGCCTACTAGCAGCCCAGATAATGTTAAATGCCTACATTATCTTTTCTCCTTCTCAGGTCTTTTAGACAGATAAATTTtactttttttttgctaaattaaaTTTCACTtgttttttttttgctaaattttaCTCGTTATTAACAAGGTTAAAAGAACTGGCCGCTTTTTCAAAAATCGCTCATAAATTTCTCAAAAATCGCTCAAAAAAATTTGTCCAATTTGACCAATTCCTGATAAATCATCTGGTTTTTTAAAATCGTAAATCAGTACCTTAATTAAATAATTCCAATTTCCAAAATCTGTAACCACGATTATTAGAGATATATTGCCTGATTTGACTTCTTGACTGACTGTAATTGAGATGTTGATCTTATAAGCTAGCCAAAGAAATGGTTTATCTTACCAAGTGAGAATCTATAAACTATACCAAAGGTGCCATaaaaaaatagagagaaaaacATTTTTTCCTCCGAGGCAATTACACTAGAGAGTTGAGACATACTTAGTTATGACCTCGGTGTCACGCCCCGACAAATATCAACCTTTTTAAATGCGGGCTAGAGAAGCTATTTAAGTAGTCTTGACTTCACTGTGCAGTTTTGTAACTTCCCTTCTTTCGTCAATGGTCCGGATAACTTTAAAGTATAGCGGAATATTATGGAAGTCTTTAGAAGGCGCTTGGAGATTCAAGAAGGATCTAGAAGATGGCGGAACTTGGTGGAGCTTGGTGGAAATTTCCGGAACCTTCGAGAACTTGGGAGCTTTCTAAAGATTTCCTAAATGTACTTATGTACATTCTAGATAGATAGATTCTAGAATAATTTTGTATAGATATTTAGTGGAATAATCTAGAAGCAAGTGGGATGTACATGTTCTAGAATTCTCTCCAATTGGTGGAGAAGCCTATAAATAGGCGAGACCCCTCATTTGGAGAGGCATAGAGGAAGATAGTGGGATTGTGAGATTTGAGAGCAAAGTAAGAGCATTCAAGTGGAAGGCAAGTGAGATTGTCTAGTGAAGGTGAGTGCTAAATTTTGTAATACTAACAAAGGCTAGTGTGTGGATCAAGGGGATCCAATTCTTGTAATATTGGGTTACTAATAAAGAAAGGGTGTTTGTTAGTAAGAGTGTATGTCTAATATTATATTTCTCTCATATCCGCTGCATAAGTGTTAGGGCGACGCTTGGGGGTAAGGCTGTTCTAGTAGTTCGTTTGGTGGGCGACAAGCGCTAGACGCCGGCACCGTTGGACTTAGAAGGGGTCGAACTCTAAAGTCGTGacaatttggtatcagagctaaaggTTACGGAGGGCGTAATCTTGACACGAAGCATGGCGAAAAAGGTTGATGAAGTTCTCGTGGCGTTTGTCGCGGGCTTGGGGAAGCTGGAGGCGCGCATGGAGCAAATCGAGAGCCATTTCAAGACCTTGGAGGACCATGTATTTGAGGATCTTGAACGTGTGAAAAAGGAGGTCCAAGACTTGCAATTGAAGGAGGTGGCACGAGAGGAGCGGGTCACCAACTTGGAGAAAATGGTCACCGAAGCATGTAACGCCGTCAAGGTACAATTGGCTAGGATTTAGACGGGCATGCTTGGAGGCGGATTTAAAGGGGTCGAGGCGCAAAGGTTCGAGGCACCTAAACCCAAGGATTTCAATGGCGTAAGGGACGCCAAGGTTGTGGAAAACTTCCTTTAGGATGTGGAGAATTATTTCGAAGCGGTCGGCAATGTTGACGAGGCAACAAAGGTACGTACGGTTACCGATATCTTTGTGATAATGCTACTTTGTGGTGTTGTCAGAAGCACGCCAACATGGAGAAGGGAATTTTTCACATAGACACGTGGGGAGACTTCAAACGGGAGCTTAAGAGGCAATTTTACCCCAAAAATTTGATCTACATGGCGAGGAAGAAATTGAGGGAGCTCAAACATCGGGGCAACATAAGGGACTACGTGAATGAGTTCACCACCTTGATGTTGTAAATTCCAAGCATGATGGTTGAGGATTTCTTGTTCTACTTTATGGATGGACTACAAAATTGGGCAAAACAAGAGCTTCAACGAAGGAACGTCAAGGATGTAGATGAGGCTATAAATGTAGAGGAGTCCTTAGTGGAGTTTCAAAGGGAGTCTTCCAAATCAAATACACTTTATGAGGAGAGCGAAGAAGGTAGTGATGAGGAAGATGTTGGCTCGAGAAGTGGTAGTCCACGAAGGAAGCGCGATGCGGGGGCATCACCAAGTCATGGTCCAAGCGAGGGAAAGCCTAAGGGCTATATGCCGAAAAGGGGATGCTACGTGTGCAAGGGGGCCACACGTGATGGCGAAGTGCCCGAAGCTAGGGTCGTTGAGCGCAATGATCCAGCATGAGGAAGAGGGGCCGAGGAGGTTGTCGACCTTGGAAAGGGTGGAGGCACCACCGATGAAACCAAAGGTGACCTACCTTGGAAGTTTGAGGCTAGTTGAGGATGATCAACCCTCAACGAAGGAGGAGAAATGACGCCAATCCAAGGAGGGTAAGGTGGCTAAGAAGGTTGATAAGGGCGGCATAACTAAAGGGGGTCCAAAGTCTCCTAAGGGGAAAAGAGCCAAGGACAAAGGGCGTGTGTCGCCGGGAAAAGTAGGCATCCACGGGGTGTTGTCGAGGCGTCGCAGCAAAAATTGGAGCGCGAGTAAGAGAGGAGTCACCACCATTATCTCCAACAAGAGTCGAGGGTCGACGCGAGGTGAAGGAAATAATTGATGTGCGACTCGTAAAAATCAAGGGTTTAGCACCGAGTAGGCAATACTTGGTGATGTGGAAGGGTGTGACACCAAGCAAGGCAACGTGGGAGTTGGAGCCGAACTTGGAGCAACATCAAGAGGCATTGGAGCGCTATTGGGAGGCGAAGACGACGGCGAGGGCGTCGACGAATTTGGTGGGGGAGAGTGTCACGCCCCGACAAATATCAACCTCTTTAAGCGCGGAAGATTCTAGAGAAGACCGGAATGGTCTGGATGACTCTAGAATATAGCGGAATATTGTGAAAGTCTTTAGAAGGCGTTTGGAGATTCAAGAAGGATCTAGAAGATTGCGGAGCTTGGTGGAATTTTCCGGAAACTTCAAGAACTTGGGAGCTTTCTAGAGATTTCCTAAATGTACTTATATATATACTAGATAGGTAGATTCTAGAATAATCTTGTATAAATACTTAGTGGAATAATCTAGAAGCATATGGGATGTACAGATTCTAAAATTCTCTCCAAGTGGTGGAGGAGCCTATAAATAGGCGACACCCCTCATTTGGAGAGGCATAGAGGAAGATAGTGGGATTGTGAGAATTGAGAGCAAAGTGAGAGCATTCAAGGGGGAGGCAAGTGAGCTTGTCTAGTGAGGGTGAGTGCTAAACTTTGTAATACTAGTAAGGGGCTAGTGTGTGGATCAAGGGGATCTAATTCTTGTAATATTGGGTTACTAATGAAGAAAGGTTCTTTGTTAGTAAGTGTGTGTGTCTAATATAATATTTCTCTCATATCCGTTGCATAAGTGTTTGGGTGACACTTGGGGGTAAGGCTGGTCTAGTAGTTCGTTTGGTGGGCGATAAGCGCTTGGACTTGACTCTAAGGCCGTGACATAAGGCACAGTAGAAATGGTGTAGTTTGCCCGTGTAACCGAGGGGGAAATGTTGCGGTTTGGTGCCTTGCCTTGGACACTTCCTAGCAGTTTACTTTATATTTCCGGATAACGCTAGATGCACTTGTACTATGTTGGGTTTGCTAGCCGACCTTAACTTGATATTGTCTGTTTTGAGCCGAGCCCGCTTAGGTTTGTATTAGGCATATCCCAAAAGGCTTGGAGTTAATTTATCTGAGTGGTACTTGGGTTAACACCACCCAACATACTAAAGATGCACATAGCTTCGGGAGAAGATGCAAATGGCTCCCGTATCAGCAGCAGGTCAAGAAGGTTTTAATACGAGGAGGTGGACCTGGTAAAGGGCTGCATCTAAGACAATCTTAAATATAAAGTGTGTCAAAGTCCTTACTTTGTATGAAACTGCCAGGAGTTCAGTGTCGCATTTGAGCAACTAGTGCAATATTTCCATTTTCGGGTATGGGAGCAACTACACCATCCTGTACACTGCCCATCAATCATATCGAAGTAGGTCTCTAGTGTTTTTGCCTGAGAGGAAAAATGCTTCTTTCTTTCACCTAGTTGTATGGGGACTAAGAGCAAAGATCAAAAGTCCGATTCCTCGTCTGGAGACGAACAAAAAACAGCACACTTTGAACTGATGATAGAAGCAAGTAACACCATTAATGATGAGGAAACTAACAAGGTTATAACCTTAAATGAATCCACTGAAGAAGACAAGCAAACACACAAAACACCAGTTTGTCAAAGTTTTTAGGTTCCACAAAAGCATTTTCTCAGAAGGCGATCCAACATAAAGAGTATTGAAACA
The sequence above is drawn from the Apium graveolens cultivar Ventura chromosome 2, ASM990537v1, whole genome shotgun sequence genome and encodes:
- the LOC141708826 gene encoding WAT1-related protein At2g37460-like; translated protein: MSKSRVFTRVKPFLAVLFLQFGLAGMDIISKAALNERMSNYVFVVYYHAIATVIIAPFAIILEKKVRPKMTKAMFGKFILLGLLEPVIDQNLYLLGMKNTTATFAAALCNILPAITFVVAWIFGLEKVKLKSIRSQAKIGGTLTTIGGAMLMTLVKGPVIHLIWTKGKTPHLSQSSKVDLKHSVIGSLMITAGCFSWACFMVLQSITLETYPAELSLTAWICLMGTVEGAAAALVMERGNPTVWSINFDTKLLAAVYSGVFCSGLGYYVQGIIMKERGPVFVTAFSPLNMIIVAVLGSFFLAEQIFLGGVIGAFVISAGLYLVVWGKSKDHKPQDLSIDNEKEEKTEEMIKACRINDEKNHKVLSIDNEKEVKSEQMIEGSRINDEENYKVLSITESKEESKETDKSSIKLLGFPFL